A single Biomphalaria glabrata chromosome 2, xgBioGlab47.1, whole genome shotgun sequence DNA region contains:
- the LOC106068820 gene encoding 60S ribosomal protein L36a-like — translation MVNVPKNRRTHCKRCNKHTEHKTTQYKRSKERLVAAGKRQYDRKQSGFKGQTRPKLRKKAKTSKKIVLKLECKECGIKKQIAIKRCKHLQIGGDLKRKGEVLAF, via the exons GTGAATGTACCGAAAAACAGAAGAACACACTGCAAGAGATGTAACAAACACACAGAACACAAGACAACACAATACAAGAGAAGCAAGGAAAGGTTGGTGGCTGCAG GTAAACGTCAGTATGACAGAAAACAGTCCGGATTTAAAGGGCAAACTCGACCAAAATTAAGGAAGAAG GCCAAGACAAGTAAAAAGATTGTTCTTAAGTTGGAATGTAAGGAGTGTGGCATCAAGAAACAAATAGCTATCAAAAGATGTAAACATTTACAGATTGGTGGAGACTTGAAAAGAAAG ggAGAAGTGCTTgcgttttaa
- the LOC106068819 gene encoding tRNA-dihydrouridine(16/17) synthase [NAD(P)(+)]-like, with translation MFNKISQMSETNNGESDGFKFWREILRSAKYVAAPMVDQSELAWRMLSRHYGAELCYTPMFHASVFIRDALYRKESLQTCPEDRPLIVQFCANDPDTLLKAAQLAEPFCDAIDLNLGCPQTIAKRGHYGAFLQDEWDLLAKMVKTCHENLKVPITCKIRVFPSVDKTVKYAKMLEDAGCQLLTVHGRTREQKGQFTGVADWTYIKAVREAVRIPVFANGNIQYLADVHRCLQETGAQGVMSAEGNLHNPALFHGLSPFIWDMSQEYLDFAEKYPCPLSYIRGHVFKICHHGLSVHREVREVVANAKSIQDFRACMEKLKILCKVDIEKCATDPETFTFKLKLPLPYWICQPYVRPGPEEENDVEHKELRKRINLKRSEDMQKVSADEPGLSNNKLKKRLKCPNKNFDPGLKMKFETCSLCLNPKGLKCEYGLCKGCCRSKTHSEFLNCIGHHIKKKRTARPVDLDSKADSNISHEVHSDVSEASLIEKDFISHATHNDMLDKSHCNLKPLTVNGLHKTDLCDIYIDNH, from the exons ATGTTTAATAAAATCAGCCAAATGTCGGAAACAAATAATGGAGAAAGTGATGGCTTTAAATTTTGGAGGGAGATATTAAGATCAGCTAAATATGTCGCTGCACCTATGGTTGATCAAAGTGAGCTCGCTTGGCGAATGCTGAGTCGGCACTACGGGGCTGAGCTCTGCTATACACCAATGTTTCATGCATCAGTATTTATAAGAGATGCTTTATACAGAAAAGAATCACTCCAAACATGTCCTGAGGATCGACCACTTATTGTACAG TTTTGTGCAAATGATCCAGATACACTTTTGAAGGCTGCTCAACTTGCTGAACCATTTTGTGATGCTATTGATTTAAATTTGGGATGCCCACAAACAATAGCTAAACGAGGACACTATGGAGCTTTTCTACAGGATGAGTGGGACTTGTTGGCGAAAATGG ttaagacGTGTCATGAAAACCTAAAGGTTCCAATCACATGCAAAATCAGAGTTTTTCCATCTGTGGATAAGACAGTTAAATATGCCAAAATGTTAGAAGATGCTGGTTGTCAG CTGTTAACAGTTCATGGTAGAACAAGAGAGCAAAAAGGGCAATTCACTGGCGTTGCTGATTGGACATATATTAAAGCTGTTAg AGAGGCTGTCAGAATTCCTGTTTTTGCTAATGGAAATATACAGTACCTAGCAGATGTGCATAGATGTTTACAAGAAACAGGAGCTCAGGGTGTTATGAGTGCAG AAGGGAATTTGCACAACCCAGCATTGTTCCATGGTCTAAGTCCCTTTATTTGGGACATGAGTCAGGAGTACCTTGATTTTGCAGAGAAATATCCATGTCCTTTGTCATATATAAGAGGCCATGTTTTCAAAATATGTCACCATGG gctTTCTGTACACAGAGAAGTGAGAGAGGTGGTGGCTAATGCCAAATCTATTCAAGATTTTCGAGCATGTATGGAAAAGTTAAAGATTTTATGTAAA gtTGATATTGAAAAATGTGCAACAGATCCAGAGACATTTActttcaagttgaaacttccaTTGCCTTACTGGATTTGCCAACCTTATGTACGCCCAGG TCCTGAAGAAGAGAATGATGTTGAACATAAAGAATTAAGAAAAAGAATCAATCTGAAACGCTCAGAGGACATGCAGAAAGTCAGTGCCGATGAACCAGGATTGTCGAACAACAAATTGAAGAAAAGATTAAAATGTCCTAATAAAAATTTTGATCCAGGCCTGAAGATGAAATTTGAAACTTGCAGTCTTTGCCTGAATCCCAAG GGCTTGAAATGTGAATATGGACTTTGTAAGGGATGTTGCAGATCCAAAACTCATTCTGAATTTCTCAATTGCATag GTCATCACATCAAGAAAAAAAGAACTGCAAGGCctgtagatttagattctaaagCAGATAGCAATATTTCACATGAAGTTCACAGTGATGTTTCAGAAGCAAGTTTGATTGAAAAGGATTTTATATCACATGCTACTCACAATGACATGTTAGATAAATCACACTGCAATCTTAAACCTTTGACTGTAAATGGTCTTCATAAAACTGATCTCTGTGATATTTATATTGACAATCATTGA